The following proteins come from a genomic window of Blastococcus sp. HT6-30:
- the hisD gene encoding histidinol dehydrogenase: MLARIDLRGSALPGVRELAGLLPRAATDIDSVTATVRPLCEDVRIRGAQAVREITARLDGVDAEDFAVPQEALDRALAECDPTLREALEEAISRVRKVHADQRRTDVTTQVVGGGSVTERWLPVRRVGLYVPGGLAPLLSSVVMNVVPAQIAGVESIAVASPPQRDNGGLPDPGVLAACALLGVSEVYAVGGAQAIAVFGYGAGTCEPVDMVTGPGNVYVTAAKRLLRGLIGIDSEAGPTEVAILADDTADPAHVAADLISQAEHDPLAGAVLVTSSEELADAVLALVPAQVEATKHADRIRTALDGSQSGVVLVDDLDAGLRVVDAYAAEHLEIQTQHAREVALRVRNAGAIFVGAWSPVSLGDYIAGSNHVLPTGGCARHSSGLSVQSFLRGIHLVEYDEQALADVAGHVDALAGAEDLPAHAAAVRIRQTARSSG; this comes from the coding sequence GTGCTCGCCCGCATCGACCTGCGCGGATCCGCGCTGCCCGGCGTCCGCGAGCTCGCCGGCCTCCTCCCTCGGGCCGCCACCGACATCGACTCGGTGACGGCCACTGTCCGGCCGCTGTGCGAGGACGTGCGCATCCGCGGCGCCCAGGCGGTGCGGGAGATCACCGCCCGGCTCGACGGCGTGGACGCCGAGGACTTCGCCGTTCCGCAGGAGGCGCTGGACCGGGCACTGGCCGAGTGCGACCCGACGCTTCGGGAGGCCCTCGAGGAGGCGATCTCAAGGGTCCGGAAGGTGCACGCCGACCAGCGCCGCACCGACGTCACGACGCAGGTGGTGGGCGGCGGCAGCGTCACCGAGCGCTGGCTGCCGGTCCGCCGGGTGGGGCTGTACGTGCCGGGCGGGCTGGCGCCGCTGCTGTCCAGCGTGGTGATGAACGTGGTGCCGGCGCAGATCGCCGGTGTCGAGTCGATCGCCGTCGCCTCCCCACCCCAGCGGGACAACGGCGGCCTGCCCGACCCGGGCGTGCTCGCCGCTTGCGCCCTGCTGGGGGTGAGCGAGGTCTACGCCGTCGGCGGCGCGCAGGCCATCGCCGTCTTCGGGTACGGCGCGGGCACCTGCGAGCCGGTGGACATGGTCACCGGCCCCGGGAACGTCTACGTGACCGCGGCGAAGCGGTTGCTGCGCGGGCTGATCGGCATCGACTCCGAGGCGGGCCCCACCGAGGTGGCGATCCTCGCCGACGACACCGCCGACCCGGCGCACGTCGCGGCCGACCTGATCAGCCAGGCCGAGCACGACCCCCTCGCCGGCGCGGTCCTCGTCACGTCGAGTGAGGAGCTGGCCGACGCCGTCCTGGCGCTGGTCCCGGCGCAGGTCGAGGCGACCAAGCACGCCGACCGGATCCGCACCGCGCTCGACGGCAGCCAGTCCGGCGTCGTGCTGGTCGACGACCTCGACGCCGGCCTGCGGGTGGTCGACGCGTACGCCGCCGAGCACCTGGAGATCCAGACGCAGCACGCCCGAGAGGTGGCGCTGCGGGTGCGCAACGCCGGCGCGATCTTCGTCGGCGCCTGGTCGCCGGTCTCGCTGGGTGACTACATCGCCGGCTCCAACCACGTGCTGCCCACCGGCGGCTGCGCCCGGCACTCCAGCGGGCTGTCCGTGCAGTCGTTCCTGCGCGGCATCCACCTGGTCGAGTACGACGAGCAGGCACTGGCCGACGTCGCCGGGCACGTGGACGCCCTGGCCGGCGCGGAGGACCTCCCCGCGCACGCCGCCGCCGTCCGCATCCGGCAGACCGCGCGGTCGAGCGGTTGA
- a CDS encoding histidinol-phosphate transaminase, which translates to MAGLDELPLRPELRGRTPYGAPQLPATHRLNTNENPHPLPAELLADLGAALGSAALELNRYPDRDAVALRTDLAAYLTRTGGQAVAPAQVWAANGSNEVLQQILQAFGGAGRTALGFTPSYSMHPIIAAGTGTAWVDGHRAADFTIDTGAAVGQVREVRPDVTFVTSPNNPTGTAVALDTVAALYEATEGVVVVDEAYAEFARTGTPSALTLLPGRPRLIVSRTMSKAFGMAGLRLGYLAADAAVVDALQLVRLPYHLSSLTQAAARAALGHTDALLATVDAVKAQRDRIVDALPGLGLTSVPSDANFVLFGHFADAPAAWQALLDRGVLVRDVGLPGWLRVTAGTAEETDAFLAALGEVAPSHRTTLGD; encoded by the coding sequence ATGGCCGGCCTCGACGAGCTCCCGCTGCGGCCGGAGCTGCGCGGTCGCACCCCCTACGGCGCTCCGCAGCTGCCCGCCACGCATCGGCTCAACACCAACGAGAACCCGCACCCGCTGCCTGCCGAGCTGCTCGCCGACCTCGGGGCGGCGCTCGGCTCCGCGGCACTGGAGCTCAACCGCTACCCCGACCGCGACGCCGTCGCGCTGCGGACCGATCTCGCCGCCTACCTGACGCGCACCGGGGGACAGGCCGTGGCGCCGGCGCAGGTGTGGGCGGCCAACGGCTCCAACGAGGTGCTGCAGCAGATCCTGCAGGCATTCGGGGGAGCGGGGCGCACGGCGCTGGGCTTCACCCCGTCCTACTCGATGCACCCGATCATCGCGGCGGGCACCGGAACGGCCTGGGTCGACGGGCACCGGGCGGCCGACTTCACCATCGACACCGGCGCCGCCGTGGGGCAGGTGCGGGAGGTCCGGCCCGACGTCACCTTCGTCACCAGCCCGAACAACCCGACGGGCACCGCCGTCGCCCTCGACACGGTCGCCGCGCTGTACGAGGCGACCGAAGGGGTGGTCGTCGTCGACGAGGCGTACGCGGAGTTCGCCCGCACCGGCACGCCCTCGGCGCTCACCCTGCTGCCCGGCCGGCCGCGGCTGATCGTGAGCCGGACGATGAGCAAGGCCTTCGGCATGGCCGGGCTGCGGCTGGGCTACCTGGCCGCCGACGCCGCCGTCGTCGACGCCCTGCAGCTGGTGCGGCTGCCGTACCACCTGAGCTCGCTCACCCAGGCCGCCGCGCGGGCCGCGCTGGGGCACACCGACGCGCTGCTGGCGACCGTCGACGCGGTGAAGGCGCAGCGCGACCGGATCGTCGACGCGCTGCCCGGGCTCGGGCTGACCAGCGTGCCCAGCGACGCCAACTTCGTCCTGTTCGGGCACTTCGCCGACGCGCCCGCCGCGTGGCAGGCGCTGCTCGACCGGGGGGTGCTGGTGCGCGACGTCGGCCTGCCCGGCTGGCTGCGCGTCACCGCCGGTACCGCCGAGGAGACCGACGCCTTCCTCGCCGCGCTGGGTGAGGTCGCGCCGTCCCACCGCACGACTCTGGGAGACTGA
- the hisB gene encoding imidazoleglycerol-phosphate dehydratase HisB, with protein sequence MTRTARVERQTNETKLVVELDLDGTGTSSISTGVGFYDHMLTALSKHSGIDLTVRADGDLHIDAHHTVEDVAIALGQAFAEALGDKKGITRYGDATIPMDEVLAQAAVDLSGRPYFVHAEPESMTPMIGPDYPTSLTKHVLESFAFNARISLHVRVLYAGRDAHHIVEGQFKALARALRTAVALDPRVTDVPSTKGAL encoded by the coding sequence ATGACCCGCACCGCACGTGTCGAGCGACAGACCAACGAGACCAAGCTCGTGGTCGAGCTCGACCTCGACGGCACCGGCACCAGCTCGATCAGCACCGGCGTGGGCTTCTACGACCACATGCTGACGGCGCTGTCCAAGCACAGCGGCATCGACCTGACCGTCCGCGCCGACGGCGACCTGCACATCGACGCCCACCACACGGTGGAGGACGTCGCCATCGCCCTGGGCCAGGCGTTCGCCGAGGCACTGGGCGACAAGAAGGGCATCACCCGCTACGGCGACGCGACCATCCCCATGGACGAGGTGCTGGCGCAGGCCGCGGTCGACCTGTCGGGCCGGCCGTACTTCGTGCACGCCGAGCCCGAGAGCATGACCCCGATGATCGGGCCGGACTACCCGACCAGCCTGACCAAGCACGTCCTGGAGTCCTTCGCGTTCAACGCCCGGATCAGCCTGCACGTCCGGGTGCTCTACGCCGGCCGGGATGCCCACCACATCGTCGAGGGGCAGTTCAAGGCCCTGGCGCGAGCGCTGCGGACCGCGGTGGCGCTGGACCCGCGGGTCACCGACGTGCCCTCCACGAAGGGCGCCCTGTAG
- a CDS encoding nucleotidyltransferase family protein, protein MSGGDEERFLELVTADPTVRAVLDRAPAPGVADRIRDEARVHPWYEQRFGVPADPFRDCAEAIDHFSAVCCYRVARLDDAGAVAVYAPHGYDDLFALVVRPNPRGRPPGTFTRRTRRAGSSSGPSSRSCPGPTRSTPPLSTRRPLRILRRLAPPRPAGAPTAPPRSPGGVVVRRWLSRCVSVRVPR, encoded by the coding sequence GTGAGCGGCGGCGACGAGGAGCGCTTCCTCGAGCTGGTCACCGCCGACCCCACGGTGCGGGCGGTGCTCGATCGCGCCCCCGCTCCGGGCGTGGCCGACCGTATCCGCGACGAGGCGCGGGTGCACCCCTGGTACGAGCAGAGGTTCGGTGTGCCGGCCGACCCGTTCCGCGACTGCGCCGAGGCCATCGACCACTTCTCCGCCGTCTGCTGCTACCGGGTGGCCCGGCTGGACGACGCCGGCGCGGTCGCGGTGTACGCGCCGCACGGCTACGACGACCTGTTCGCGCTGGTCGTGCGGCCCAACCCGCGGGGCCGGCCCCCCGGCACGTTCACGAGACGGACACGGCGCGCGGGCAGCAGCAGTGGCCCGAGCTCACGATCCTGCCCTGGCCCGACCCGCTCGACGCCCCCGCTGAGCACCCGCCGACCCCTCCGCATCCTGCGGCGCCTCGCCCCTCCTCGCCCCGCCGGCGCACCGACGGCCCCGCCCAGGTCCCCGGGCGGGGTCGTCGTTCGTCGGTGGCTCAGCCGGTGCGTGAGCGTTCGGGTTCCCCGGTGA
- a CDS encoding DUF222 domain-containing protein: protein MRSIAAGGALDRLSAALDDLAAEDLSGWFGPQLLDRLTGLLTAQNRLAAQVSRTVRECEVSQAPERDGLKTMAAWLRGHAKLSPAAASKVVRSGRALAELPAVTEAFRRGEVTAEQVAVITPVVDPGNVAAADAQQVELAGVDAALAEVAAGSAFVQLRQVVEHYLARLDPDGPEPDPTEDRSLVVVRHADGSVTGRFDLDAVGGEKVLTAVESIMQASRPAGDTRTRAQQSADALVQLADNTLASGSLPTLRTVKPHVVVRVDIADLVDPTTGPGAAQTGFGAMISAARARWLACDGNVSRIVIGPDGEILDYGKAKRVAPPALRRAVEYRDRGCVFTGCDAPASWCDVHHLIHWIDDGPTSLENSALLCERHHTKVHHGFAVVRDARGRWHTYRPDGTEILVFPLTGEPERSRTG, encoded by the coding sequence ATGCGTTCGATCGCTGCGGGTGGTGCGCTGGACCGGTTGTCCGCCGCGCTGGACGACCTGGCGGCCGAGGACCTCTCCGGCTGGTTCGGCCCGCAGCTGCTGGACCGGCTCACCGGTCTGCTGACCGCGCAGAACCGGCTCGCGGCGCAGGTCTCCCGCACGGTGCGGGAGTGCGAGGTCTCCCAGGCCCCGGAGCGGGACGGACTGAAGACGATGGCGGCCTGGCTGCGCGGGCACGCCAAGCTGTCGCCGGCGGCGGCGTCGAAGGTGGTGCGCAGCGGCCGGGCGCTGGCCGAGCTGCCGGCGGTCACCGAGGCCTTCCGCCGGGGCGAGGTGACCGCCGAGCAGGTTGCGGTCATCACTCCCGTCGTCGACCCCGGGAACGTGGCGGCCGCCGACGCCCAGCAGGTCGAACTGGCCGGGGTGGATGCGGCGCTGGCCGAGGTCGCCGCCGGCTCCGCTTTCGTGCAGCTGCGCCAGGTGGTGGAGCACTACCTGGCCCGGCTCGATCCCGACGGCCCGGAGCCCGATCCGACCGAAGACCGGTCGCTGGTGGTGGTCCGGCACGCCGACGGCAGCGTCACCGGCCGGTTCGACCTGGACGCCGTGGGCGGGGAGAAGGTGCTCACCGCGGTCGAATCCATCATGCAGGCGTCCCGCCCGGCCGGGGACACCCGAACCCGCGCCCAGCAGTCCGCCGACGCCCTGGTCCAGCTCGCCGACAACACCCTCGCCTCCGGGTCCCTGCCGACCCTGCGCACGGTGAAGCCGCACGTCGTCGTCCGAGTCGACATCGCCGACCTCGTCGACCCCACCACCGGCCCGGGTGCGGCGCAGACCGGGTTCGGGGCGATGATCTCCGCCGCCCGGGCCCGCTGGCTGGCCTGTGACGGCAACGTCTCCCGGATCGTCATCGGCCCGGACGGGGAGATCCTCGACTACGGCAAGGCGAAGCGGGTCGCCCCGCCGGCGCTGCGCCGGGCCGTGGAGTACCGCGACCGCGGATGCGTGTTCACCGGCTGTGACGCCCCGGCCTCCTGGTGCGACGTCCACCACCTGATCCACTGGATCGACGACGGCCCCACCTCGCTGGAGAACTCAGCGTTGCTGTGCGAACGGCACCACACGAAAGTGCACCACGGGTTCGCCGTCGTTCGAGATGCGCGGGGCCGATGGCACACCTACCGGCCCGACGGCACCGAGATCCTCGTCTTCCCCCTCACCGGGGAACCCGAACGCTCACGCACCGGCTGA
- the hisH gene encoding imidazole glycerol phosphate synthase subunit HisH encodes MKKVAVLDYGSGNLRSAERALQRVGADVTVTADLRTALDADGLVVPGVGAFAACMTGLDAVQGRRIIGRRLAGSRPVLGICVGMQILFERGVEHGVDAEGCGEWPGVVEPLEAPVLPHMGWNTVQAPRESVLFDGLEGERFYFVHSYGVRNFPLGQDGGPSRLTPPKVTWAEHGDRFVAGVENGPLSATQFHPEKSGDAGAQLLTNWLGTLD; translated from the coding sequence GTGAAGAAGGTGGCGGTCCTCGACTACGGCTCGGGCAACCTGCGGTCGGCCGAGCGCGCGCTCCAACGGGTCGGGGCCGACGTGACGGTGACCGCCGACCTCCGGACCGCGCTGGACGCCGACGGGCTCGTCGTTCCCGGCGTCGGCGCGTTCGCCGCGTGCATGACCGGGCTGGACGCCGTCCAGGGCCGCCGGATCATCGGCCGCCGCCTGGCCGGGAGCCGCCCGGTGCTCGGCATCTGCGTGGGCATGCAGATCCTCTTCGAGCGCGGCGTCGAGCACGGCGTGGACGCCGAGGGCTGCGGCGAGTGGCCGGGGGTCGTCGAGCCGCTGGAGGCGCCCGTGCTCCCGCACATGGGCTGGAACACCGTGCAGGCGCCCCGGGAGAGCGTCCTGTTCGACGGCCTCGAGGGCGAGCGCTTCTACTTCGTGCACTCCTACGGGGTCCGGAACTTCCCGCTCGGCCAGGACGGCGGACCCTCGCGGCTCACGCCCCCGAAGGTCACCTGGGCCGAGCACGGGGACCGGTTCGTCGCCGGTGTGGAGAACGGCCCGCTGTCGGCGACGCAGTTCCACCCGGAGAAGAGCGGTGATGCCGGGGCCCAGCTGCTGACCAACTGGCTCGGCACGCTCGACTGA
- a CDS encoding SDR family oxidoreductase, with the protein MADSSDSRAVLVTGASRGIGRTIAHAFAERGDRVAVHYGSSREAAERVAAELPGQGHVVLQADVADAEAVGAVVDEAAAALGGLQVLVNNAGVYTAHPPLETSWADWQAVVSRTLQVNLVGAMHAAFRAVPHLVAAGGGAVVNVTSRGAFRGEPNTPAYGAAKAGLNAFGQSMAQALAPHGITVGSVAPGFVQTEMAREILDGPSGDAVRAQSPYGRVARPEEVASAVLWLASPDARFSTGTIIDVNGASYLRS; encoded by the coding sequence GTGGCCGACTCCAGCGACTCCCGCGCCGTTCTCGTCACCGGCGCCTCCCGGGGCATCGGACGGACGATCGCCCACGCCTTCGCCGAGCGCGGCGACCGGGTGGCGGTGCACTACGGCAGCTCCCGGGAGGCGGCGGAGCGGGTCGCCGCGGAGCTGCCCGGTCAAGGCCACGTGGTGCTGCAGGCCGACGTCGCCGACGCCGAGGCCGTCGGGGCGGTGGTCGACGAGGCGGCGGCCGCACTCGGTGGGCTACAGGTGCTGGTGAACAACGCCGGGGTCTACACGGCGCACCCGCCGCTGGAGACGTCCTGGGCCGACTGGCAGGCGGTCGTGTCGCGCACCCTGCAGGTGAACCTGGTCGGCGCCATGCACGCCGCCTTCCGGGCCGTGCCGCACCTGGTCGCGGCCGGCGGCGGCGCGGTGGTCAACGTGACCAGCCGCGGCGCCTTCCGCGGCGAGCCGAACACCCCCGCCTACGGCGCCGCGAAAGCCGGGCTCAACGCCTTCGGGCAGTCGATGGCCCAGGCGCTGGCGCCGCACGGGATCACGGTGGGCAGCGTCGCACCGGGCTTCGTGCAGACGGAGATGGCGCGGGAGATCCTCGACGGCCCGAGCGGGGATGCCGTCCGGGCGCAGTCGCCCTACGGCCGGGTCGCCCGCCCGGAGGAAGTGGCCTCGGCGGTGCTGTGGCTGGCGTCGCCGGACGCGCGCTTCTCGACCGGCACGATCATCGACGTCAACGGGGCCAGCTACCTGCGCAGCTGA
- a CDS encoding M20/M25/M40 family metallo-hydrolase, which translates to MPARPTSRPARRPGRLAGLAVLALLLALAAWSVTGLRTPEPRPADAPATEFSAARAFAHVAEIAAGVHVAGSAENDRVVDRLVTTLTGLGLDTRVQNAVGARSGGGGEARMARVRNVVAVLPGTDSTGRLHLVAHHDSVAAGPGAADDAAGVAAVLESVRALTEGPALRNDVVVVLTDAEEACLCGAEAFTASHPLAGGGVVLNLEARGTTGPPIMFETSPGNAGLAEAFADAAVHPVASSFAVEVYRALPNDTDFSVLLEDGDFTGMNTAFVDGAAAYHSPQDTPERLDRGSLQALGDNTLALTRELGNRDLGALVRPADDDATYFPLPGLLVRYPGRLVWPLAGAALVAVAGFVWALQRRGGSPLRRTAAATGLALLPLVLAPLAAQGLWRALVAVRPEYASMLDPWRPGWFRLAAVAVVLAVVLLWYALLRRRVGPAALAAGALVWVAVLAAVLAAAAPGGSYLAAWPALAGALAGTVAVLAPGRVVAVGAALVPGVAAVLVLVPTAALFLPALGMSAAAAPSLVVALAAVVLLPAWELLFPGPGQERRPIASAAVPVTALVAAGACVATGLAVDRFDADHPVPTRLAYVLDTDAGRARWVSTETSPAEYTDRFVDGPGDLGADLPYLAGRPVLTGAAEPADLPAPEVAVVSDEVRGERRELTVRVTPRRGSVRLVDLDLTVDYGVVTRARISGRAVPDAALGSDRLRVTFHAPPADGLLVSATVTGDGPVRLRATDGSDGLTGLPGFEPRPEGVDVAGAHGSDLVLVTAVSDLGRARRP; encoded by the coding sequence GTGCCCGCGAGACCGACGTCCCGCCCCGCCCGGCGACCCGGCCGGCTCGCCGGCCTCGCCGTCCTCGCGCTGCTGCTGGCCCTCGCCGCCTGGTCGGTCACCGGGCTGCGGACCCCGGAGCCGCGGCCGGCCGACGCCCCCGCGACGGAGTTCAGCGCCGCCCGCGCCTTCGCCCACGTGGCGGAGATCGCCGCCGGCGTCCACGTCGCCGGCAGCGCGGAGAACGACCGGGTCGTCGACCGCCTGGTGACCACGTTGACCGGGCTCGGCCTCGACACCCGGGTGCAGAACGCCGTCGGGGCGCGCAGTGGCGGTGGGGGCGAGGCACGCATGGCCCGCGTGCGCAACGTCGTCGCGGTACTGCCCGGCACCGACTCCACCGGCCGGCTCCACCTGGTGGCCCACCACGACTCGGTGGCGGCCGGTCCCGGTGCCGCGGACGACGCGGCCGGGGTCGCGGCGGTGCTGGAGTCGGTGCGGGCGCTCACGGAGGGGCCGGCGCTGCGGAACGACGTCGTCGTCGTGCTCACCGACGCCGAGGAGGCCTGCCTGTGCGGCGCCGAGGCGTTCACCGCCTCCCATCCGCTGGCCGGCGGGGGAGTGGTGCTCAACCTCGAGGCCCGCGGAACGACCGGACCGCCGATCATGTTCGAGACGTCGCCGGGCAACGCGGGGCTGGCCGAGGCCTTCGCCGACGCCGCGGTGCACCCGGTGGCCAGCAGCTTCGCCGTGGAGGTCTACCGCGCGCTGCCCAACGACACCGACTTCAGCGTGCTGCTCGAGGACGGCGACTTCACGGGCATGAACACCGCGTTCGTCGACGGCGCCGCGGCCTACCACTCCCCGCAGGACACCCCGGAGCGGCTCGACCGCGGCAGCCTGCAGGCCCTCGGTGACAACACGCTGGCGCTGACCCGGGAGCTGGGGAACCGTGACCTGGGCGCCCTGGTCCGGCCGGCCGACGACGACGCGACGTACTTCCCGCTGCCGGGCCTGCTCGTGCGGTACCCCGGCCGGCTGGTGTGGCCGCTGGCCGGCGCGGCGCTGGTCGCCGTCGCGGGGTTCGTGTGGGCGCTGCAACGGCGCGGCGGAAGCCCGCTGCGGCGGACGGCGGCGGCGACAGGCCTCGCCTTGCTGCCCCTCGTGCTCGCGCCGCTGGCGGCCCAGGGCCTCTGGCGGGCCTTGGTCGCGGTGCGGCCGGAGTACGCCTCGATGCTGGACCCCTGGCGGCCGGGCTGGTTCCGGCTGGCCGCCGTCGCCGTCGTGCTGGCCGTCGTGCTGCTCTGGTACGCGCTGCTGCGCCGCCGGGTGGGCCCGGCGGCGCTGGCCGCCGGGGCGCTGGTCTGGGTCGCCGTCCTGGCGGCGGTGCTCGCCGCGGCTGCGCCCGGCGGGTCGTACCTGGCGGCGTGGCCGGCGCTGGCCGGTGCGCTCGCCGGCACGGTCGCCGTCCTGGCGCCCGGCCGGGTGGTGGCCGTCGGCGCCGCGCTGGTCCCCGGCGTGGCGGCGGTGCTCGTGCTGGTGCCCACCGCCGCGCTGTTCCTCCCCGCGCTGGGCATGTCAGCGGCGGCCGCGCCGTCGCTGGTGGTGGCGCTGGCCGCCGTCGTCCTGCTCCCGGCCTGGGAACTGCTGTTCCCCGGTCCCGGTCAGGAGCGGCGCCCGATCGCGTCGGCGGCGGTGCCGGTCACCGCGCTGGTGGCGGCCGGGGCGTGCGTGGCTACCGGGCTCGCCGTCGACCGGTTCGACGCCGACCACCCGGTGCCGACCCGGCTGGCCTACGTGCTGGACACCGATGCCGGCCGGGCCCGCTGGGTGAGCACCGAGACGTCGCCGGCGGAGTACACCGACCGCTTCGTGGACGGGCCCGGCGACCTGGGTGCCGACCTCCCCTACCTCGCCGGGCGGCCGGTGCTCACCGGGGCGGCCGAGCCCGCCGACCTGCCGGCGCCCGAGGTCGCCGTCGTCTCCGACGAGGTGCGCGGCGAGCGGCGGGAGCTCACGGTGCGGGTGACGCCGCGGCGCGGCTCCGTCCGGTTGGTGGACCTCGACCTGACCGTCGACTACGGCGTGGTGACCCGCGCCCGGATCTCCGGCCGGGCGGTTCCCGACGCGGCGCTGGGGAGCGACCGCCTGCGGGTCACCTTCCACGCGCCCCCGGCCGACGGGCTGCTGGTGAGCGCCACCGTGACCGGCGACGGCCCGGTGCGGTTGCGTGCCACCGACGGCAGCGACGGGCTCACCGGGCTGCCGGGGTTCGAGCCCCGACCCGAGGGGGTGGACGTCGCCGGCGCGCACGGCTCGGACCTGGTGCTGGTCACCGCCGTGTCCGACCTCGGCCGAGCGCGCCGCCCGTGA
- a CDS encoding HAMP domain-containing sensor histidine kinase, producing MTTEEAASPGWRQDARRRLAPRAARTRIIGWVLLLVLLALALVTLVTWRLLVRATDQRMDVALEAEVTEFSQIVASGIDPETGAPFASVADVLQTAITYNLARPNEKFLGYVDGEYRFQSRIEAPVLLSEDAAFTELVGSVSETTAGRYDSGAGEVRYLAVPVTLEGDPAHGVAVVAYFADQERQAADDTAQLMLGVGAVTVLLAAAGAWVVAGRVLAPVRAVADTAQGITETDLSGRIPVDDRPADELGDLAVAVNAMLDRVETGVAAQRRFLDDAGHELRTPITIVRGHLDVLDPSDPGDVRQTVALVDDELERMNRMVSELLLLARAEQSQFVRAQAVDVAELTAEVFGNVRQLGDRDWQLGAVARADLLLDPQRLTQAVVALADNAVQHTAVGDRIVLGSRLSGDELLVWVDDTGPGVPPEDQARIFDRFARGSSGARRSDGAGLGLSIVRAIAAGHGGRVELHSRPGEGATFTLVLPARPAPPRGPHPADAHPGDLRAATTSTVDDALATPPMGTTPAAAAPTEGGPR from the coding sequence GTGACGACCGAGGAAGCGGCCTCGCCCGGGTGGCGGCAGGACGCCCGGCGCCGGCTGGCGCCCCGGGCCGCCCGGACCCGGATCATCGGCTGGGTCCTGCTGCTGGTCCTGCTCGCCCTCGCCCTGGTCACGCTGGTGACCTGGCGGCTGCTGGTCCGTGCCACCGACCAGCGGATGGACGTGGCGCTGGAGGCCGAGGTCACGGAGTTCTCCCAGATCGTGGCGTCCGGCATCGACCCGGAGACCGGTGCACCGTTCGCCTCGGTGGCCGACGTCCTGCAGACCGCGATCACCTACAACCTCGCCCGGCCCAACGAGAAGTTCCTCGGCTACGTCGACGGCGAGTACCGCTTCCAGAGCCGCATCGAGGCCCCGGTCCTGCTCAGCGAGGACGCGGCCTTCACCGAGCTCGTCGGATCGGTGTCCGAGACCACGGCGGGGCGGTACGACAGCGGCGCCGGTGAGGTGCGCTACCTCGCCGTCCCGGTGACGCTGGAGGGCGATCCGGCGCACGGGGTGGCGGTCGTCGCCTACTTCGCCGACCAGGAACGCCAGGCCGCCGACGACACCGCCCAGCTCATGCTCGGCGTCGGCGCGGTCACGGTGCTCCTGGCCGCCGCGGGCGCGTGGGTCGTGGCCGGCCGCGTGCTCGCGCCGGTGCGGGCGGTAGCCGACACCGCTCAGGGCATCACCGAGACCGACCTCTCCGGCCGGATCCCCGTCGACGACCGCCCCGCGGACGAGCTCGGAGACCTCGCCGTGGCCGTCAACGCGATGCTCGACCGGGTGGAGACAGGCGTGGCCGCCCAGCGCCGGTTCCTCGACGACGCCGGTCACGAGCTGCGGACGCCGATCACGATCGTGCGGGGGCACCTCGACGTCCTCGATCCGTCCGACCCCGGCGACGTCCGGCAGACCGTGGCCCTCGTGGACGACGAGCTGGAGCGGATGAACCGCATGGTCTCCGAGCTGCTCCTGCTGGCCCGTGCCGAGCAGTCGCAGTTCGTGCGCGCGCAGGCGGTCGACGTCGCCGAGCTCACCGCGGAGGTGTTCGGGAACGTCCGGCAGCTGGGGGACCGCGACTGGCAGCTGGGCGCCGTCGCCCGTGCCGACCTGCTGCTGGACCCCCAGCGGCTGACGCAGGCGGTCGTCGCGCTGGCCGACAACGCCGTCCAGCACACCGCGGTCGGGGACCGGATCGTGCTGGGCAGCCGGCTCAGCGGGGACGAGCTCCTGGTGTGGGTCGACGACACCGGCCCGGGTGTGCCGCCGGAGGACCAGGCGCGGATCTTCGACCGGTTCGCCCGCGGCAGCTCCGGTGCCCGGCGCAGCGACGGGGCGGGCCTGGGGCTGTCGATCGTGCGGGCCATCGCGGCCGGTCACGGTGGCCGCGTCGAGCTGCACAGCCGCCCGGGGGAGGGCGCGACCTTCACCCTGGTCCTGCCCGCCCGGCCGGCGCCGCCGCGCGGACCGCACCCGGCCGACGCCCACCCCGGGGACCTGCGGGCCGCCACCACCAGCACCGTCGACGACGCGCTCGCCACCCCGCCGATGGGCACCACGCCCGCGGCGGCCGCACCCACCGAGGGAGGACCGCGGTGA